In Candidatus Electrothrix scaldis, the genomic window GACTTTCGCAAGAAGGAATTGCTGTCATTAACTCAGAAAAACATCTGTGTTAAAAAAAACACAGATTGCGTTCAAAAATTTGAATGTTGCTTTTTTGACACAGTAGAGAGGGCCTGTCTCTCTACGTGTGTTCTGCTGTTGTTTTGAGATATTTGTTTCGTAATATTAAACTATTGAACTCTTTTTCCGGTTGGGCCTTCATGGCGATACCATAGAGTGGCAATTTAAGATCAACGTTGCGGAGTTTGACCAAATCTTTTTCTGTGCAGAGAAAACAGGTGGCTCCAGTACGCTCTGCATCTGCTCTGAGTTGGCGTACAGTTTTTTCGGCGTAGGAAAAATGATCGGGCAGGCCCCGAAAGGCGACAGGTGCTATATTGAGTTTGTTGAGGGTATGCTGGAAGCTGGCAGGGCGGGCAATGCCGCAGAAGGCAAAGCAGCGTTCAGTAGCCAGTTTCTCTGGCTGTACAGGTGTTTTTTTTCCATCTGCCTCTTGCTGGACCAAACCACTTGCTTGGAACCGGCTGAAAAAGACAGGTTTGTCCGGGTATTTTGTGTTCAGGAGCTCCTTAAACTTCTCGGCTCGCTCCTGATTCTGTTCATCTGTGCCGGTTAAGACAAAGGCATGGCAGCGCTGGAGAGCATTGATTGGTTCGCGCAGATCCCCTCCGGGAAAGACTCTGGAATTGCCAGCAAGCTTATCTGTATTAAAGAGGACAATATCAAGGTCACGGCGGATAGCCATGTGCTGGAAACCATCATCCAGAAGCAGAACATCTGCGCCCATTTTTATTGCCTCAGCCGCAGGGAGTTTACGGACGATGCCGGTGAGGACGAAAACACCCGGTAGGGTTTCTGCGAGCATTCGTGGCTCATCCCCGACATAACTTGCATCGAGAAAGATCTCTTTGCCATCAGAGACTATATTAATTCGTTCTTTGGTGGCCCCGCCGTATCCCCGGCTGATGATGGCTGGCTGGTAACCGTGTTGCTGTAACAGGCGGGCCAGGTATTGGACCATAGGGGTCTTGCCGGTTCCTCCCAGGGTGAGATTACCCACACTGATCACCGGCACCTCAAAGGCTGTGCTTTTAAAGGTGCCTTTCTGGTAGAAGGATTCTCGTAAGCGCATAGCCGCGCTATAAAGCGGGGAAAAAGGGCGGCCCAGGCCGTAATAGAAGTTTCTGGTCATTGTCTTCTGGCGTCTCAGGAAGTATACCAAATTTATCGTACCTAATTTCTCGTAGGAGCGGACTTGCGGGTCTGCCCGAGATGGAAGGGCGAGTGCAAAGGTTTGCCCCGCATATCAGAGGAGCAAACAGGGGTGATCGTGGAGCCTACCAAGAAAAGGAAAAAATAATTTTAGGATGATTTTTTCTTATAATGGATTAAAAAAGATAGCAGGTTAGAGTATGGATTGCAAACGCAAGGAAAATCTCGTCCG contains:
- the lpxK gene encoding tetraacyldisaccharide 4'-kinase yields the protein MTRNFYYGLGRPFSPLYSAAMRLRESFYQKGTFKSTAFEVPVISVGNLTLGGTGKTPMVQYLARLLQQHGYQPAIISRGYGGATKERINIVSDGKEIFLDASYVGDEPRMLAETLPGVFVLTGIVRKLPAAEAIKMGADVLLLDDGFQHMAIRRDLDIVLFNTDKLAGNSRVFPGGDLREPINALQRCHAFVLTGTDEQNQERAEKFKELLNTKYPDKPVFFSRFQASGLVQQEADGKKTPVQPEKLATERCFAFCGIARPASFQHTLNKLNIAPVAFRGLPDHFSYAEKTVRQLRADAERTGATCFLCTEKDLVKLRNVDLKLPLYGIAMKAQPEKEFNSLILRNKYLKTTAEHT